One genomic window of Prochlorococcus marinus CUG1416 includes the following:
- a CDS encoding ABC transporter ATP-binding protein, whose translation MRYSFDNEIPHIHFKDVSFSYPEKKENLIFKCNFSIKKPGFWMVVGKNGSGKSTLLKLINGIIKPQNGIVKCKANVGMVFQNPDHQILMPNCRSELLLNINQNLSDNEITKKIDYVLDQVGLIGFEKRPVHTLSGGQKQRLTIACALISNKNFILLDEPTSLLDQSSQLKVIRTLKNLTNDHKKPLSALWITHRYEELTYADAVAELKNGFLSSWQEPSKFQYN comes from the coding sequence ATGAGATATTCTTTTGACAATGAAATACCTCATATACATTTTAAAGATGTCTCTTTTTCATATCCTGAAAAAAAAGAAAATTTAATTTTTAAATGTAATTTCTCAATTAAAAAACCTGGATTTTGGATGGTTGTTGGTAAAAATGGCAGTGGAAAAAGTACTCTTTTAAAATTAATAAATGGAATAATTAAACCTCAAAATGGAATCGTTAAATGTAAAGCAAATGTTGGTATGGTATTTCAAAATCCTGATCATCAAATATTGATGCCAAATTGCAGGAGCGAACTTCTTCTTAATATTAATCAAAATTTAAGTGATAATGAAATTACTAAAAAAATTGACTATGTGCTCGATCAGGTGGGATTAATTGGTTTTGAAAAGAGACCAGTACACACTTTAAGTGGTGGACAAAAACAACGCTTAACTATTGCATGCGCTCTTATTAGTAATAAAAATTTTATTCTTTTGGATGAGCCTACATCTTTACTTGATCAAAGCAGCCAATTAAAAGTTATAAGAACTCTGAAAAATCTTACAAATGATCATAAAAAACCTTTATCTGCTTTATGGATTACTCACCGTTATGAAGAATTAACTTATGCTGATGCAGTAGCAGAGTTGAAAAATGGTTTTTTATCTAGCTGGCAAGAACCATCAAAATTTCAATATAATTAA
- a CDS encoding response regulator transcription factor, which produces MKISILLIEDDLDMRDLVARHLEHSGFDVQRAEDGIKGQALALQYTPDLILLDLMLPSVDGLTLCQRLRRDERTSNIPILMITALGGLKDKVTGFNSGADDYITKPFDLEELHVRIKALLRRTNRAQLNSSNQQEILNYGPLTLVPERFEAIWFESPVRLTHLEFELLHCLLQRHGQTVSPALILKEVWGYEPDDDIETIRVHIRHLRTKLEPDPRKPTYIKTVYGAGYCLELPIGAQVETAKQEFIQARNPDLINAAID; this is translated from the coding sequence ATGAAAATTTCAATCCTTTTAATTGAAGATGATCTTGATATGCGTGATTTGGTAGCTAGGCATCTAGAACATTCTGGATTCGATGTTCAAAGAGCTGAAGATGGCATTAAAGGGCAAGCATTAGCTCTTCAATACACACCAGATTTAATACTTTTAGATTTAATGTTGCCAAGTGTTGATGGGTTAACTTTATGTCAGCGCCTTAGAAGGGATGAAAGAACATCAAATATTCCAATTTTGATGATAACAGCATTGGGTGGCCTTAAAGATAAAGTTACCGGTTTTAATTCTGGAGCTGATGACTACATTACTAAACCATTTGATTTAGAAGAATTACATGTACGAATAAAAGCATTATTAAGGAGAACCAATAGAGCACAATTGAATTCTAGTAACCAGCAAGAAATTTTAAATTATGGACCTCTCACTCTTGTTCCAGAAAGATTTGAAGCTATCTGGTTTGAATCTCCTGTTAGATTAACGCATCTTGAATTTGAATTACTTCATTGCCTTTTACAGAGGCATGGTCAAACTGTATCACCAGCATTAATTCTCAAAGAAGTTTGGGGATATGAACCTGACGATGATATTGAGACAATAAGAGTACATATTAGACACTTACGTACTAAGCTAGAACCTGATCCACGTAAGCCTACATATATAAAAACTGTATATGGAGCGGGATATTGTCTTGAGTTACCTATTGGTGCTCAAGTTGAAACTGCCAAGCAAGAGTTTATTCAAGCAAGAAATCCTGATTTAATAAATGCTGCGATAGATTAA
- the cysK gene encoding cysteine synthase A, protein MEIANDITSLVGDTPLVKLNRIRKYFNSYPEIIAKLESFNPSASVKDRIAYSMLCKAEEEGLITPDKTTLIEATSGNTGIALAMVAAAKGYKLILTMPDTMSIERRAMLRAYGAELQLTPGNEGMTGALNLANELSSSITNSYQFNQFENFANPDIHERTTGPEIWAQSNNNLDGLVIGVGTGGTITGCARFLKKVNPSCKIYAVEPKKSAVISGEQAGSHSIQGIGAGFVPKVLNTKLIDEIIQIDDDEAFYYGRLLARLEGLLSGISSGAALAATIKIGERKDLINKRLIVILPSFGERYLSTAMFESNTSVQARQDGYL, encoded by the coding sequence ATGGAAATAGCAAATGATATTACTTCTCTGGTTGGCGATACCCCATTAGTGAAATTAAATCGAATCAGAAAGTACTTTAATAGTTATCCAGAAATAATAGCCAAGCTTGAAAGTTTTAATCCATCAGCGTCTGTTAAAGATCGCATTGCTTATTCAATGTTATGTAAAGCTGAAGAAGAAGGATTGATTACACCAGATAAAACAACATTAATTGAAGCGACGAGTGGTAATACTGGAATTGCATTAGCAATGGTTGCTGCAGCTAAAGGCTACAAATTGATATTAACTATGCCAGACACGATGAGTATTGAGAGAAGGGCAATGTTGAGAGCTTATGGTGCAGAATTACAGCTAACTCCAGGGAATGAAGGAATGACAGGAGCTTTAAATTTAGCTAATGAGTTGTCTTCAAGCATCACTAATAGCTATCAATTTAATCAATTTGAAAACTTCGCTAATCCTGATATTCACGAAAGAACAACTGGGCCAGAAATATGGGCTCAATCTAACAATAATTTAGATGGACTCGTTATAGGAGTAGGGACAGGAGGAACAATAACAGGTTGCGCACGTTTTTTAAAAAAAGTGAATCCAAGTTGCAAAATTTATGCCGTTGAGCCCAAAAAAAGTGCTGTTATTTCTGGAGAACAAGCAGGATCTCATTCTATTCAAGGGATAGGAGCTGGTTTCGTACCGAAAGTTCTGAATACTAAATTAATAGACGAAATTATACAAATAGATGATGATGAAGCGTTTTATTATGGACGTTTATTAGCTCGATTAGAAGGTCTGTTATCGGGCATAAGCAGCGGTGCAGCATTAGCTGCAACAATAAAAATCGGAGAAAGGAAAGACCTAATAAATAAAAGATTGATAGTGATTCTTCCAAGTTTTGGTGAAAGATATTTATCAACCGCAATGTTTGAATCTAATACTTCAGTTCAAGCTCGACAAGATGGTTATCTTTAG
- a CDS encoding DUF7326 family protein codes for MKKKSFIYSDLSKKQLENLKEFYIQKKVESMSHEELKQYVLEIISHQINDTIDKEEEMEAWREMSEFFGEQFEIIILEIQTKYSDDKNLIDTEIDPQKQRLELLERNNLDKEKKDMWND; via the coding sequence ATGAAAAAGAAGTCATTTATCTATTCTGATTTATCAAAAAAACAACTAGAAAATCTTAAAGAATTTTATATTCAAAAAAAAGTTGAATCGATGAGTCATGAAGAACTTAAACAATATGTACTAGAAATTATTTCTCATCAGATAAACGATACTATCGATAAAGAAGAAGAAATGGAAGCATGGAGAGAAATGTCAGAATTTTTTGGAGAGCAATTTGAAATAATTATTTTAGAAATACAAACAAAATATAGTGACGATAAAAACTTAATTGACACTGAAATAGATCCGCAAAAACAAAGGTTAGAATTACTTGAAAGGAATAATTTAGATAAAGAGAAAAAGGATATGTGGAATGACTAG
- the tmk gene encoding dTMP kinase — translation MKGKFIVIEGIDGCGKTTQIDELSKWLPNSGLIKKDSKLITTREPGGSLLGEKIRGLILDNNENNMPSSLAELLLYSADRAEHVSKIISPALNNNDWVISDRFSDSTLAYQGYGRNINIEIIKNIESIVCQGKYPDITFFLEISPEESILRRKNQIPDRMESEGIRFLEKVNEGFKVIAKEKNWTVISASQNIKTISNQIKETLLKNFSNKK, via the coding sequence ATGAAAGGAAAATTTATTGTTATTGAAGGTATTGATGGATGTGGCAAGACTACCCAAATAGATGAACTATCTAAATGGCTTCCAAATAGTGGTCTAATAAAGAAAGATTCTAAATTAATCACAACCAGAGAGCCAGGAGGCAGCCTGTTAGGGGAAAAAATAAGAGGACTGATTCTTGATAACAATGAAAATAATATGCCATCATCACTTGCCGAATTATTGCTTTATTCAGCTGATAGAGCTGAGCACGTTTCAAAAATTATTTCACCTGCTTTAAATAATAATGATTGGGTAATTAGTGATAGATTTTCCGACTCCACTTTGGCTTATCAAGGTTATGGTAGAAACATAAATATAGAAATAATTAAAAATATTGAATCTATTGTGTGTCAAGGAAAATATCCTGACATAACTTTCTTCTTAGAAATTTCTCCGGAAGAAAGTATCTTGCGAAGGAAAAATCAAATCCCAGATAGAATGGAATCAGAAGGTATTAGATTTTTGGAAAAAGTAAATGAAGGCTTCAAAGTAATTGCTAAAGAAAAAAACTGGACAGTAATATCTGCTTCACAAAATATTAAAACCATTTCTAATCAAATTAAAGAGACTTTATTAAAGAATTTTTCTAATAAAAAATGA
- a CDS encoding DnaJ domain-containing protein: MGKNFYEELGLEKNATKSEIKSSYRSLVKKHHPDAGGDKERFFAIQNAWENLNDPIKKAEYDRKMFPSKGSFDSLKENWEEKFNSKKYNSSIKDKEVETWIKEIYLPINRLISQIIKPLNNEIKALSADTYDDQLMENFCIYIRLSQKKIEKVEKIYNKKLVPKSISALGLDLYHCFSQVKDALLEFDRYTQGYVDDYLFDGKEMIKEAKRIQSKMVIEKKNKNF, translated from the coding sequence ATGGGAAAAAACTTTTATGAAGAATTAGGTCTTGAAAAAAATGCAACCAAAAGTGAAATTAAATCTTCATATCGTTCTTTAGTTAAGAAGCATCATCCTGATGCAGGCGGAGACAAAGAACGATTTTTTGCAATACAAAATGCCTGGGAGAATCTAAATGACCCTATAAAAAAAGCTGAATATGATAGAAAAATGTTTCCTTCCAAGGGCTCATTTGACTCATTAAAGGAAAATTGGGAAGAGAAATTTAATTCAAAAAAATATAATTCATCAATTAAAGACAAAGAAGTTGAAACATGGATAAAAGAGATTTACCTGCCGATAAATAGATTAATTAGCCAAATAATTAAACCTTTGAATAATGAAATAAAAGCACTATCTGCGGATACTTATGATGACCAATTAATGGAAAATTTTTGCATTTATATCCGCCTTTCCCAAAAGAAAATAGAAAAAGTTGAAAAAATTTATAATAAAAAGTTAGTACCAAAATCTATTTCAGCTTTAGGTTTAGATCTTTATCATTGTTTTTCACAAGTTAAAGATGCACTATTAGAGTTTGATAGATATACACAAGGATACGTAGATGATTACTTATTTGATGGTAAAGAAATGATTAAAGAAGCAAAAAGAATTCAATCAAAGATGGTAATAGAGAAAAAAAATAAAAATTTTTAA
- a CDS encoding DNA polymerase III subunit delta', which translates to MIEVKKHNFLFNEEHNKWLKSIIKNKSFANGYIFYGPEGVGKKQTAFQFIKEIFKQSSPSRNIEERINNNNHPDFLIIEPSALLEAKRLKSSDLEQRTKSGSEVIKISQIRNIKFFLGQKSINSEKKVILIIDAHLLNEAASNCLLKTLEEPSNGIFILLTSKLNLLLDTVISRCQIVRFRSFSGKQINSILKDYLDPSKFNINKNFKLQDLINSANGSPRHLLKNIEIWNELSDEIISKLDSPLKNSLEILKVSKLISEQLEIYQQISLANLIQIIWWRKTNNVDVVKKLENLKFHLRKNIQPRLAWEITFLKISMEDM; encoded by the coding sequence ATGATTGAGGTTAAAAAACATAATTTTTTATTTAATGAAGAACACAATAAATGGCTTAAAAGCATAATTAAAAACAAATCATTTGCTAATGGTTATATATTTTATGGTCCAGAAGGCGTAGGAAAAAAACAAACTGCTTTTCAATTTATAAAAGAGATTTTCAAACAATCTTCCCCGAGCAGGAATATTGAAGAGAGAATTAACAACAATAACCATCCTGATTTTCTAATTATCGAACCCAGTGCTCTTTTGGAAGCTAAAAGATTAAAAAGTTCGGATCTTGAACAAAGAACAAAAAGTGGATCTGAGGTTATTAAGATTTCTCAAATACGTAATATAAAATTTTTTCTTGGTCAAAAATCAATAAACTCAGAAAAAAAAGTTATTTTAATTATTGATGCACATCTTTTAAACGAAGCAGCCTCAAATTGCCTATTAAAAACCTTAGAAGAACCTAGTAATGGCATTTTTATTTTATTAACATCAAAATTAAATCTTCTTTTAGATACAGTAATTTCACGATGTCAAATAGTCAGGTTTCGATCCTTTTCTGGTAAACAAATAAATTCTATCTTAAAAGATTATTTAGATCCTTCTAAATTCAATATTAATAAAAATTTTAAACTTCAAGACTTGATAAACTCTGCAAATGGATCGCCAAGGCACCTATTAAAGAATATTGAAATTTGGAATGAATTATCAGATGAAATTATAAGTAAATTAGATTCTCCATTAAAAAATAGTCTTGAAATTTTAAAAGTATCTAAATTAATATCTGAACAATTAGAGATTTATCAACAGATTAGTTTAGCCAATTTAATTCAAATTATTTGGTGGAGAAAGACAAACAATGTTGATGTAGTAAAAAAACTTGAAAATTTAAAATTCCACTTAAGAAAAAATATTCAACCCAGGTTGGCATGGGAAATTACTTTTTTAAAAATTTCAATGGAGGATATGTGA
- a CDS encoding NAD(P)H-quinone oxidoreductase subunit O: MTDSIPQKPLKKGSLVFVDRVNYIKSIESLASDDDLPNYIFEGPGEILAVKEEYAQVRWRRPVPDVWLKLDQLKEYIQ, translated from the coding sequence ATGACAGATTCTATTCCACAGAAACCTCTCAAGAAGGGAAGCTTAGTTTTTGTCGATAGAGTAAATTATATCAAAAGTATTGAGTCCCTTGCCAGTGATGATGATTTACCTAATTATATTTTTGAAGGTCCTGGGGAGATTCTTGCCGTCAAAGAAGAATATGCTCAAGTTCGATGGCGAAGACCTGTGCCAGATGTTTGGTTGAAATTAGATCAACTTAAAGAATATATTCAATGA